One window of Polynucleobacter sp. HIN5 genomic DNA carries:
- a CDS encoding cold-shock protein, with product MATGVVKWFNDAKGFGFIKPDDGEEELFAHFSAITMSGFKTLKEGQKVTFDITQGPKGKQATNIQAA from the coding sequence ATGGCGACCGGAGTTGTTAAGTGGTTTAATGATGCAAAAGGTTTCGGTTTTATTAAACCGGATGATGGTGAAGAAGAGTTGTTTGCACACTTCAGTGCAATCACGATGAGTGGCTTTAAAACCCTCAAAGAAGGTCAAAAAGTAACGTTTGACATTACTCAAGGCCCAAAAGGTAAACAGGCAACTAATATTCAAGCTGCCTGA